The DNA sequence CCTTTACAGGTacaacagcaatcaatatatCATAATTTAGATGTATTTTTCTTAAGCCACCTATCACAAGGCATTGCAACGCTAAGGGTTAACAATGTGTTGACAGAGAACGGAGAGTGGGCGATCAAACACAGACCAGCCAAGAAGCTGATCAACCCGCTGTACACAAAGGACGACCTGCAGTACCAGGAGGTGgtcttcttcctcatcatccAGAGGAAGCCCCTGTtctacatcatcaacatcatcgcTCCCTGCgtgctcttctcctccctcgGCCTGCTGGTCTTCTTCCTGCCTGCTAAAGGTGACTTCTGTCCCTTGTctttccatccatccctcctgtACCTAGGCTTCACCGCGTCTCATTAATCTGTCCTCTTGTCCGTCTCGGGCAGCCGGTGGCCAAAAATGTACAATGTCCATCACCACTCTGCTGGGACAGACtgtgttcctcttcctcatcgcCAAGAAGGTTCCAGAGACCTCCAAAGCCGTACCCCTGATTGGAAAGTAAGCTCAAGCTTcaaatttgtttttttgtgaagAAATGTCAGTTTACTTTGTTGATATAACCACCTGCTACACTTTGAATGGATACAGTAGGTGGTCCATGTCCTGCAGTGACGTTGTAGTTGGGTGTTGTTTGGCTGTTGTTGGCAGGTACCTCATGTTTGTGATATCCTTCACCACCATGGTTGTGATGAACTGCGTGGTAGTCCTCAACGTGTCCCTGAGAACCCCCAACACCCATAAGATGAGCGACAGAGTGCGGAGGGTGAGACTACCCTGCCGGCTCAAACCACAAACTCCTTCCAACACTCAAATAAAGCAGCGATGTATCGATCAGCACTGCCTCACCCTTTGACCCCAAGACCCCccggtgtgcccccccccccccccccctcgacagATCTTCCTCAACATCCTGCCGCGTCTGCTGAGGATGCAGATGAAGCCCTGGACGCCTGACGGGGGGGATTCGGTCGGCGACTGGGCGGGGGGTAAGGACCCCCATCGGGCGGGGAACGGCGCTGACCGGCTCCCCTGCCACCACCAGCGCCGCCGCAGCTCCATGGGGCTGATGGTAAAGGCGGAGGAGTACGTCCTGAAGACCGCCCGCACAGAGCTGATGTTCTCCAGGCTCCGGGAGAGGCAGGGCCTCATAAGGACCGTCTTTGAGAagctgtgtgagtgtttgttattGGTCCGAAGTGACACAATTGACAAGGACTCGCTCTGTTCTGAATCTGTTTAATTCAGCGTGCACTTTGTTAAACATTGAAAAGCGCCGTCTCTGGATATTGTGAACTACCTCTAATGAAATCGAAAAGATTGTTTGCTAATTCTTATAGCTAAGCCAATTCGTAGACACTTAaactttaatttttattttgtgctccAATATcgattatatatttttctctttGTGCTATATGACTTAATGTAAAAGGGGATACAGTGGCAGCCATGGATTTCAAACCTTGATGTTTTCCCTGACGTGTCTCTAACCCTGCTGCCTCGTCCGTGCATCCAGATGGCGATCTGGAAGATGTCAACGCAGAGAAGCTTGAGAACAGCCTGGCTACGATATCTCCCGAGCTGAAGCAGTGTGTGGCCTCCTGCAAACACATTGCAGAGACCGCTCAGGGGCAGAATCGCTTCCAGAATGTGAGTGCCACAGTTTATAGCACGTTTCCTGAGATAACATGGGAAGTGCACGATCAATCCCAGATAGGACATTGGGCTGTCATTCACAGCAGAAAGTCCAGGACACAGTAAAAGGAATTAAATAGAAAAGCAAAAAATTTTTACAAAAGAAGATATGGAAAATGTACCAACTACTGGTACATTTTGTTTGTCATTTAGTAAATGCATTTGCATTTACTAGAAATGTAAATGCAATGATTGATAGATATAGGATATCCtttgggagagacagagactgtaGTTGGTATACTGGGGGCTACATTGGGGGCTACATTGGTTGCTAATGACTCATTGATTTGTTCCTCGTTCAGGAGAATGAAGAGTGGTTCCTGCTCGCCAGGGTGA is a window from the Gadus chalcogrammus isolate NIFS_2021 chromosome 8, NIFS_Gcha_1.0, whole genome shotgun sequence genome containing:
- the chrng gene encoding acetylcholine receptor subunit gamma; the encoded protein is MDCGCLLSFLFMLCGISTTASAVNLEDELFRDLMKGYNKNIRPMEQSGDITKVYIKMTLTNLISLSEKEEALTTNVWIEMQWCDYRLRWDQAPRSALYGDITHELRIPSKRIWLPDVILENNVDGQFEVALYCNALVSPNGCVYWLPPAIYRSACPIVVNYFPFDWQNCSMVFRSETYSANEVELYLKEEDNHTLEWVDIDPEAFTENGEWAIKHRPAKKLINPLYTKDDLQYQEVVFFLIIQRKPLFYIINIIAPCVLFSSLGLLVFFLPAKAGGQKCTMSITTLLGQTVFLFLIAKKVPETSKAVPLIGKYLMFVISFTTMVVMNCVVVLNVSLRTPNTHKMSDRVRRIFLNILPRLLRMQMKPWTPDGGDSVGDWAGGKDPHRAGNGADRLPCHHQRRRSSMGLMVKAEEYVLKTARTELMFSRLRERQGLIRTVFEKLYGDLEDVNAEKLENSLATISPELKQCVASCKHIAETAQGQNRFQNENEEWFLLARVIDRVCFIVMALIFSIGTVGIFLMGHFNQPPSMPFPGDPRRFLPPLGNMTGVGTGAEG